One part of the Lotus japonicus ecotype B-129 chromosome 2, LjGifu_v1.2 genome encodes these proteins:
- the LOC130740942 gene encoding transcription factor RAX3-like yields MGRAPCCDKANVKRGPWSPEEDAKLKAYIDHHGTGGNWIALPQKIGLKRCGKSCRLRWLNYLRPNIKHGGFSEEEDNIICNLYVSIGSRWSIIAAQLPGRTDNDIKNYWNTRLKKKLLGKQRKEQQAQARRVSTMKQEIKRETDQNLMVASGVNTTHAAFYWPAEYSIPMPVANASIQDYDFHNQTSLKSLLINKQGGVRFSYDHQQPYSNAITATANSQDPCDIYPASTMNMINPVAMVSNANIGGTTCQQSNVFQGFENFTSDFSELVCVNPQTIDGFYGMESLEMSNVSSTNTPSAESTSWGDMSSLVYSPLVSDYFGMQMQ; encoded by the exons ATGGGGAGGGCTCCTTGCTGTGACAAAGCCAACGTCAAAAGAGGCCCATGGTCACCTGAAGAAGATGCCAAACTCAAAGCTTACATCGATCACCATGGAACCGGTGGAAACTGGATTGCCCTGCCACAAAAGATAG GCCTTAAGAGATGTGGGAAAAGCTGTCGTCTTAGATGGCTGAATTATCTTCGCCCAAACATTAAACATGGGGGtttctcagaagaagaagacaacatCATCTGCAACCTCTATGTTAGTATTGGAAGCAG GTGGTCTATTATAGCAGCACAGTTACCTGGGCGCACAGATAATGATATAAAGAACTACTGGAACACAAGGCTGAAGAAGAAGCTCCTTGGCAAGCAAAGGAAGGAGCAACAGGCTCAGGCTCGCCGAGTCAGTACCATGAAGCAAGAGATCAAAAGAGAAACAGATCAGAATTTGATGGTGGCTTCTGGAGTTAACACAACTCATGCAGCTTTCTATTGGCCTGCCGAGTATTCTATTCCAATGCCAGTGGCAAATGCTTCCATCCAAGACTATGATTTTCACAACCAAACATCCCTCAAGAGCTTGCTAATCAACAAACAAGGGGGAGTTAGATTTTCCTATGATCATCAACAGCCATACTCCAATGCAATCACTGCCACCGCAAATTCGCAAGACCCTTGTGACATTTATCCTGCATCCACAATGAACATGATAAACCCGGTGGCCATGGTGAGTAATGCAAACATTGGTGGAACCACTTGTCAGCAATCAAATGTATTTCAAGGGTTTGAAAACTTCACAAGTGATTTCAGTGAGCTAGTCTGTGTGAACCCACAAACAATAGATGGTTTTTATGGAATGGAATCCTTGGAGATGAGCAATGTCAGCAGCACCAACACGCCTTCAGCAGAAAGCACTAGTTGGGGAGATATGAGCTCTTTGGTTTACTCACCTTTGGTTTCTGACTATTTTGGAATGCAAATGCAATAA
- the LOC130740943 gene encoding branched-chain amino acid aminotransferase 2, chloroplastic isoform X1, whose amino-acid sequence MESSAVHAATIRLTHPISSSRPFLSHPFKPSNLNLNLNLNLKLQHKFPLASHNPSLLQPLSATLSDAHSETENVELADLDWDNLGFGLQTTDYMYVMKCPHGAEGVFSKGELKRFGNIELNPSAGVLNYGQGLFEGLKAYRKHDGNILLFRPQENALRMRMGAERMCMPSPTVEQFVEAVKETVLANKRWVPPPGKGSLYIRPLLMGSGPVLGLAPAPEYTFLIYVSPVGNYFKEGLAPINLIVENELHRATPGGTGGVKTIGNYAAVLKAQSAAKARGYSDVLYLDCVHKKYLEEVSSCNIFVVKGNVISTPAVKGTILPGITRKSIIDVGRSQGFQVEERLVSVDELLDADEVFCTGTAVVVSPVGSVTYLGDRVSYRDGVGAVSQQLYTALTRLQMGLAEDEMNWTVELR is encoded by the exons ATGGAGTCCAGCGCCGTCCATGCAGCCACCATTCGACTCACTCACCCGATCTCTTCATCACGCCCTTTTCTCTCCCACCCATTCAAACCCTCCAATCTCAATCTCAATCTCAATCTCAATCTCAAG CTTCAACACAAGTTTCCTCTCGCTTCTCACAATCCCAGTCTTCTCCAACCACTTTCCGCCACTCTTTCTGATGCCCACAG TGAAACTGAAAACGTGGAGTTAGCGGACTTAGATTGGGACAATCTCGGATTCGGACTTCAAACTACTGATTACATGTATGTCATGAAGTGCCCGCATGGTGCAGAGGGAGTTTTCTCCAAGGGTGAACTCAAGCGCTTTGGGAACATTGAATTGAACCCCTCCGCCGGAGTTTTGAACTATGGCCAG GGGTTATTTGAGGGCTTGAAAGCCTACCGGAAACATGATGGCAATATACTCCTCTTCCGTCCACAAGAAAATGCCTTGCGGATGAGGATGGGTGCGGAGCGGATGTGCATGCCTTCACCTACCGTGGAGCAGTTTGTGGAAGCTGTGAAGGAGACTGTTTTAGCAAATAAACGTTGG GTTCCCCCTCCAGGTAAAGGCTCCTTGTATATTAGACCATTGCTAATGGGAAGTGGACCTGTACTTGGTCTTGCACCTGCTCCGGAGTACACCTTTCTAATATATGTTTCACCTGTTGGGAACTACTTTAAG GAAGGTTTGGCTCCAATCAACTTGATTGTGGAGAATGAACTACATCGGGCAACTCCTGGTGGCACTGGAGGTGTGAAGACCATTGGCAACTATGCTGCG GTTCTGAAGGCACAGTCTGCTGCAAAAGCTAGAGGCTACTCTGATGTTTTATATCTTGACTGTGTGCACAAAAAATATTTGGAGGAGGTTTCTTCCTGTAATATTTTTGTTGTTAAG GGTAACGTCATTTCAACTCCTGCTGTTAAAGGAACTATCCTACCTGGCATTACTCGAAAAAGTATAATTGATGTTGGTCGAAGCCAAGGGTTCCAG GTTGAGGAGCGACTAGTGTCAGTGGATGAATTGCTAGATGCTGATGAGGTTTTCTGCACGGGAACAGCTGTGGTTGTATCACCTGTTGGCAGTGTCACTTATCTCGGCGATAG GGTATCATATAGAGACGGTGTTGGAGCGGTTTCACAGCAACTTTATACTGCTCTTACGAGACTACAGATGGGTCTTGCGGAGGATGAGATGAACTGGACTGTTGAACTGAGATAA
- the LOC130740943 gene encoding branched-chain amino acid aminotransferase 2, chloroplastic isoform X2 yields the protein MESSAVHAATIRLTHPISSSRPFLSHPFKPSNLNLNLNLKLQHKFPLASHNPSLLQPLSATLSDAHSETENVELADLDWDNLGFGLQTTDYMYVMKCPHGAEGVFSKGELKRFGNIELNPSAGVLNYGQGLFEGLKAYRKHDGNILLFRPQENALRMRMGAERMCMPSPTVEQFVEAVKETVLANKRWVPPPGKGSLYIRPLLMGSGPVLGLAPAPEYTFLIYVSPVGNYFKEGLAPINLIVENELHRATPGGTGGVKTIGNYAAVLKAQSAAKARGYSDVLYLDCVHKKYLEEVSSCNIFVVKGNVISTPAVKGTILPGITRKSIIDVGRSQGFQVEERLVSVDELLDADEVFCTGTAVVVSPVGSVTYLGDRVSYRDGVGAVSQQLYTALTRLQMGLAEDEMNWTVELR from the exons ATGGAGTCCAGCGCCGTCCATGCAGCCACCATTCGACTCACTCACCCGATCTCTTCATCACGCCCTTTTCTCTCCCACCCATTCAAACCCTCCAATCTCAATCTCAATCTCAATCTCAA GCTTCAACACAAGTTTCCTCTCGCTTCTCACAATCCCAGTCTTCTCCAACCACTTTCCGCCACTCTTTCTGATGCCCACAG TGAAACTGAAAACGTGGAGTTAGCGGACTTAGATTGGGACAATCTCGGATTCGGACTTCAAACTACTGATTACATGTATGTCATGAAGTGCCCGCATGGTGCAGAGGGAGTTTTCTCCAAGGGTGAACTCAAGCGCTTTGGGAACATTGAATTGAACCCCTCCGCCGGAGTTTTGAACTATGGCCAG GGGTTATTTGAGGGCTTGAAAGCCTACCGGAAACATGATGGCAATATACTCCTCTTCCGTCCACAAGAAAATGCCTTGCGGATGAGGATGGGTGCGGAGCGGATGTGCATGCCTTCACCTACCGTGGAGCAGTTTGTGGAAGCTGTGAAGGAGACTGTTTTAGCAAATAAACGTTGG GTTCCCCCTCCAGGTAAAGGCTCCTTGTATATTAGACCATTGCTAATGGGAAGTGGACCTGTACTTGGTCTTGCACCTGCTCCGGAGTACACCTTTCTAATATATGTTTCACCTGTTGGGAACTACTTTAAG GAAGGTTTGGCTCCAATCAACTTGATTGTGGAGAATGAACTACATCGGGCAACTCCTGGTGGCACTGGAGGTGTGAAGACCATTGGCAACTATGCTGCG GTTCTGAAGGCACAGTCTGCTGCAAAAGCTAGAGGCTACTCTGATGTTTTATATCTTGACTGTGTGCACAAAAAATATTTGGAGGAGGTTTCTTCCTGTAATATTTTTGTTGTTAAG GGTAACGTCATTTCAACTCCTGCTGTTAAAGGAACTATCCTACCTGGCATTACTCGAAAAAGTATAATTGATGTTGGTCGAAGCCAAGGGTTCCAG GTTGAGGAGCGACTAGTGTCAGTGGATGAATTGCTAGATGCTGATGAGGTTTTCTGCACGGGAACAGCTGTGGTTGTATCACCTGTTGGCAGTGTCACTTATCTCGGCGATAG GGTATCATATAGAGACGGTGTTGGAGCGGTTTCACAGCAACTTTATACTGCTCTTACGAGACTACAGATGGGTCTTGCGGAGGATGAGATGAACTGGACTGTTGAACTGAGATAA
- the LOC130740944 gene encoding homeobox-leucine zipper protein HAT22-like: protein MGLDHDASNPGLHLALGLSLTTTNTSKETTTTTTTSSPKPTVMKPYSSKEPSLTLGLSGNNKVYCEDPLELSRQTSPHSDVVSSFSTARVVKRERVDLSCEEIEAEERLSSRVSDEDDDGTNARKKLRLTKEQSALLEESFKQHSTLNPKQKQALARQLNLRARQVEVWFQNRRARTKLKQTEVDCEFLKKCCETLTDENRRLKKELQELKALKLAQPLYMPMSAATLTMCPSCERLGDGGSNIKSPFTITPKPHFFNPFTHPSAAC from the exons ATGGGTCTTGATCACGATGCCAGTAACCCAGGCCTTCACCTCGCTCTAGGCTTATCTTTGACTACCACCAACACTTCAAAGGaaaccaccacaaccaccaccacttcaTCACCTAAGCCAACAGTAATGAAGCCTTATTCCTCTAAAGAACCATCTTTAACGCTGGGTCTCTCCGGGAACAACAAGGTTTATTGTGAGGACCCTCTTGAGTTATCAAGACAGACTTCACCTCACAGCGACGTGGTTTCGTCTTTCTCAACAGCAAGGGTGGTCAAGAGGGAGAGGGTTGATCTTAGCTGTGAAGAGATAGAGGCAGAAGAGAGGCTCTCTTCAAGAGTCagcgatgaagatgatgatggcaCCAATGCCAGAAAGAAGCTCAGGCTCACCAAAGAACAATCTGCACTCCTAGAAGAGAGCTTCAAACAGCACAGCACTCTCAATCCT AAACAAAAGCAAGCCTTAGCTAGACAGTTGAATCTCCGGGCTCGACAAGTTGAGGTGTGGTTCCAAAATCGGAGAGCCAG AACAAAGCTGAAGCAGACGGAGGTGGACTGTGAGTTCTTGAAGAAGTGTTGTGAAACGTTAACCGACGAAAACAGGAGGCTGAAGAAGGAGCTGCAAGAGCTGAAGGCGCTGAAACTAGCACAGCCCTTGTACATGCCTATGTCTGCAGCCACCCTCACCATGTGTCCCTCATGCGAGAGGCTCGGCGATGGTGGTTCCAATATTAAGAGCCCTTTCACCATCACTCCCAAGCCTCACTTCTTCAATCCCTTCACTCATCCTTCTGCAGCGTGTTGA